The following proteins are co-located in the Spea bombifrons isolate aSpeBom1 chromosome 3, aSpeBom1.2.pri, whole genome shotgun sequence genome:
- the LOC128484123 gene encoding LOW QUALITY PROTEIN: galactose-3-O-sulfotransferase 4-like (The sequence of the model RefSeq protein was modified relative to this genomic sequence to represent the inferred CDS: substituted 1 base at 1 genomic stop codon): MNILFRFGESRNLTFAFPSKNGAQFYYPGFFSASQVDNFSEGNNNTFHIMCHHMRFRLNEVEKVMPSDTFYFTILRNPISLMESSFSYYKATPSFSKVKSLEDFLNNTSKFYSSKSMSSNYAKNFLTFDLGFDNNGQVSERHLNYMRRVVETVFDLVLITEYFDESLVLLKDALCWTFDDVLSFPLNSRSNSTKKNHTFETHDRIKAWNQLDWELYVYFNRSFWNRVEKFGKDRMQQEVKELRWRRAQMSEICFQGEVEAKEIKDKSLKPFQYGLAKILGYNLKPGLGMAEQLLCQRLVTPELQYSSLLRKKEIKKXKRIRRFVIGLTRNGKNARFAI; this comes from the exons ATGAACATACTCTTCAGGTTTGGAGAGTCTCGAAACCTGACCTTTGCTTTCCCATCTAAAAATGGAGCGCAGTTCTACTACCCTGGATTTTTTAGTGCTTCTCAGGTAGACAACTTCTCTGAGGGCAACAACAATACATTCCATATCATGTGCCATCATATGAGGTTCCGGCTTAATGAG GTGGAAAAGGTGATGCCAAgtgacacattttattttaccatcCTAAGGAACCCAATCTCCCTCATGGAATCTTCATTTTCATACTATAAAGCAACGCCTAGCTTTTCCAAAGTTAAAAGTCTAGAGGACTTCCTCAACAATACCTCCAAATTCTATTCAAGTAAAAGTATGTCAAGTAATTATGCCAAGAACTTCTTAACATTTGACTTGGGTTTTGACAACAATGGGCAAGTATCTGAAAGGCACTTAAATTATATGCGACGAGTAGTGGAGACTGTGTTTGATCTAGTGCTCATCACAGAATACTTTGATGAATCTTTGGTGCTCTTGAAGGATGCCCTATGTTGGACTTTTGACGACGTGTTGTCATTTCCACTTAACAGCAGGAGCAACAGCACCAAAAAGAACCATACTTTTGAAACTCATGATAGGATAAAGGCATGGAATCAGCTCGATTGGGAACTGTATGTCTACTTTAACAGGTCATTCTGGAATCGGGTAGAGAAATTTGGAAAGGACCGTATGCAGCAAGAGGTGAAGGAACTTAGATGGCGGAGGGCTCAGATGTCTGAAATATGTTTTCAGGGTGAGGTGGAAGccaaagaaataaaagacaAGTCACTGAAGCCATTCCAATATGGATTGGCCAAGATTCTCGGTTACAATCTGAAGCCAGGACTTGGAATGGCTGAACAGCTACTGTGCCAGAGATTAGTAACTCCAGAACTGCAGTACAGCAGTCTCTTGCGTAAGAAAgagattaaaaaatgaaaaagaatccGCAGGTTCGTAATTGGTTTAActagaaatggaaaaaatgcaaGGTTTGCAATTTAA